DNA from Mycobacterium sp. SMC-8:
GCGGCTCGTCATCGACAACGCCATCGCCAACGCCGTCAAGCACGGTGGTGCCACCCAGATCCGGCTGAGTGTGGTCAGCTCGCAGTCCGGGGTGGAGATCGCCGTGGACGACAACGGCTCCGGGGTGCCCGAAGAGGAGCGCGCCGCGGTGTTCGAGCGCTTCCACCGGGGGACCACCGCGTCCCGCTCGGGTTCAGGACTCGGACTGGCGCTGGTCGCTCAGCAGGCTGAGATCCACGGTGGCACAGCCTCGTTGGAGGTCAGCCCGCAGGGCGGCACCAGGCTGATGCTGCGTCTGCCGGGCTAGGTGTTGTCGGCGTTGGTGCGCGGGAACCCGCCACCCTGCGGGAACAACGGGAACACCACGTCGTCGAGTTTCATCGCGTCGCCGGAGGTCTTGTTGACGGTGGCGCCCCACACGTTGCCGTCGGGAGAGACCTCCAGTGCCCAGGCGTGCCCGTGCTGGTCCTGACGGACCACCTCCGGATCCCCGGTCACCGCACCGGTTTCCGGGGCCATCCGCACCGCGACGGTCTGCTTGGTGTTGACCAGATTGACCAGCACGGTGCCGTCGAGCGCGGCGCAGCCCGCGACACCGGGTCGGTCCGGCCACGTCCACACCGTGGACACCTTGGAGTCTTTGGTGATGCGCTGCAGCCGGTCGGCGGTCGGCGTCCGGTCGGTGACGTAGAGCGACTCGTCGGCCGGGTCCACGCACACCCCGCCGCCGGGACCCAACCCTGACAGCGCGGTGGTGGTCGGGGCCTGATCGACGGTGGTCGGCTGCTCGATGCGCAGCAGCTTGCCTGCCAGCGAGCCGGGATCGGCGGCCAGCGCCGGGTTTCCGGCGTCCCCGGTCTGCACCATCAGGGTGGTCGGGCTGGTGAAGATCAACGAGCCGGTGTTGCCGGTGGCCCCTTTCGGGATGCCGGTCAGGATCGGCTTGGGCGGGTCACCCTCGACGATGCGCACGACACGGTTGTCGGTCGGTGTGCTGACGTAGGCGTACATCAGCCGGTCCTGGATGAAGGTCGGCGACATCACGATGTCCATCAGGCCGCCGTCACCGCTGGGGTCGACCGGGATGACCATCTTGGTGATGGGCTCGGCCCGCACCGACACCTGCTTGACCGCGCCGGTGGTGCGTTCGGCGACCAGCGCGGACTGGCTGTCGGGCAGCATGATCAGACCGCTGGTGCTCTCCAGACAGCCCTGCATGACGCCGGGCGCCGGGCACTCCTTGGGAAACGGCTTGGCCGGCAGGGGAGGAGGAGGCGGCGGCGTCGACGTCGGACCCGGGGCAAGCTGCGGTTCGGTCGTGAACGGCTGGGACTGCGCGGAGTCGAACCGGGCACAGCCGGCGCCGGCAAGCAGCGCCGCGCTCAGCAGCACGACAAGAGGCCCCAACGACCGACGCTCGCTCATGCAGGCCAGGTTACGGATCCCCGGACGGAGCCCGCCACGCGCTCCCCGCCGCGACCTGGGACGGCTGAAAGAAACACGTGTTCAACGCGCCGCGCCAATCCCCGGTTGTGAGCCGGACAGCACTTACCCTGGCTGACGTGACGAGCCCCCATGACCCAGGCCTCTGGCAGCGGCCCGACGATTCGGCTGGGCGGCCTGCGTCGGCGAGCCTGGTGGACCCGGAAGACGACCTCCCCACGACGAACTACGGCGGCGACTTCGAGACCACCGCAATTCCGCGCTACGACTCGGCCAAACCGGCCAATCAGCAGCCGTTCGCGCTGCTCAACGACCCTGAACCGCTGCCCTACGTGCAGCCCGGCGCCGGGCTGGCACCCGGGGCCTACGGTGCGACGGCAGCACCCACCGAGGTCGGTGTGGTCGACGCCGACCGGCGCGACGATCGCAGGGGCACCCAGGACCTCGGGCTGTTGCTGCTGCGCGTCACGGTCGGCGTGCTGCTCATCGGCCATGGCCTGCAGAAGGTGTTCGGTTGGTGGGGCGGCCCCGGACTGGACGGTTTCCGTGACTCACTCGGCGACGTCGGGTTCCGGCACGCCGACATCCTGACCTACGTCGCCGCCGGCGGCCAGATCGCCGCCGGTGTACTGCTGGTCATCGGTCTCTGCACCCCGATCGCCGCGGCCGGGGCCCTCGGTTACCTGATCACCTCGGTGCTGGCCGAAGCCACGATCGCCCATCAGGAAGCCAGACTCTCGGCCTTCCTCACCGACGGGCACGAGTACAAGATCGTGCTGGTCTGCGCCGTGGCGGCCATCATCCTCGTGGGCCCCGGCCGCTACGGCCTGGACGCGGGACGGGGCTGGGCCCGCCGTCCCTTCATCGGATCCTTCGCCGCGCTGCTGCTGGGTGTGGGCGCCGGCATCGCGATCTGGGTGCTGCTCAACGGGACCAACCCGCTGGGCTGATCCACCCTCACTCGTACGGGTTGGGCACCCGTCCGCCGCTGGCGGCGGTCAGCAACGGCAGCGTCGAGAACGTCACGGCCGGCAAGGACAGCTCGGTCCCGTCGCGCTTGTGTGCCACCGCCCACGCGGTGCGCCCGAATCGCAGCCCGTCGATGTCATCCCAGCGCACCGTCCGGCTGTGCAGCATGGTGCGCGCGGTGACGGTGTCCCGGTCGGCGACCGTGCGGTAGCGCATCACGACGATCGACAAGGTCAGCGGAATCAGGAAGAACAGGATGAACCAGGCCGGCCCGGCGAAGACGACGGCGAGCATGGCCACCGTCAGAAAGCCGATCGCGACATGAGCCATCGGTGAGATCCTGATGACGACGGGAGCCTTCTCCGAAGCCGGGGGAGTACGCATGCCGCCATCATCTCACCGTCTCGGTCGGCTTCCCGCGCCGAGCTGATTTGACCTTTTGCCAGTTCGGCGGCTACCGTCGTCTGCTATGCAGACCCCCGGGCTCGTAGTAATTGGGTTGCGCGTTGATGCCGCGCTGGCCCTGCTCGGGGCATAGCAAAACCGCATCGACGCGCAACCCTCGTACAGCCGCCGGGCTGACGGGGGTTTTTTGTTGCCCCAGCATCGATTTGAGAAGATCAGTCGACCGACAAGGACCAAGAGGACACCGTGAGCGCACCTACCAAGCGACCGCCCGAGCAGTCGGCGACCCCGACGAACGGGACAGCGGATGACGCGAAGCACGACTCCGCGTCATCCCCGTCGCAAGCCATTGGCCGACCGAACAACGTTGCCCCGCAACAGCTGACCGGAGCGCAGGCGGTGATCCGTGCGCTCGAGGAACTCGGTGTCGATGTCATCTTCGGCATCCCCGGCGGTGCGGTGCTGCCGGTCTATGACCCGCTGTTCGACTCGCAGAAGCTCCGGCACGTGCTGGTGCGTCATGAGCAGGGCGGTGGGCACGCCGCCAGCGGTTACGCGCACGCCACCGGGCGGGTCGGCGTGTGCATGGCGACCTCCGGGCCCGGGGCCACCAACCTGGTCACCCCGCTGGCCGACGCCTACATGGACTCGATCCCGATGGTGGCGATCACCGGGCAGGTCGGACGCGGGTTGATCGGCACCGACGCGTTCCAGGAAGCCGACATCTCCGGCATCACGATGCCGATCACCAAGCACAACTTCCTGGTGCGCGACGGCGACGACATCGCGCGGGTCATCGCCGAGGCGTTTCACATCGCCTCCAGCGGACGGCCCGGGCCTGTGCTGGTCGACATCCCCAAGGACATCCTGCAGGGGGAATGCACGTTCGCCTGGCCGCCGCAGTTCGAGCTGCCCGGCTACAAGCCGAATACGAAACCACACAACCGGCAGATCCGCGAAGCGGCCAAACTGATCGCCGAGGCGCGCAAGCCGGTGCTCTACGTCGGCGGCGGCGTGATCCGCGGCGAGGCCAGCGAGCAGCTGCTCGAGCTGGCCGAGCTGACCGGCATCCCCGTCGTGACCACGCTGATGGCCCGCGGCGCGTTCCCGGACAGCCATCCGCAGAACATGGGTATGCCCGGCATGCACGGCACGGTCGCCGCGGTGGCCGCCCTGCAGCGCAGCGATCTGCTGATCGCGCTGGGCACCCGTTTCGACGACCGGGTGACCGGCAAACTGGATTCGTTCGCCCCCGAGGCGAAGGTGATCCACGCCGACATCGATCCCGCCGAGATCGGCAAGAACCGCCACGCCGACGTGCCGATCGTGGGTGACGTCAAGGCCGTCATCACTGATCTGATCGATGCGCTGCGCAGGGATGGCGCGGCCGATTCGGCGCGACTGGACAACTGGTCGGAGTACCTGCGCGGAATCCAGTCGACCTACCCGTTGAGCTACGGCCCGCAGAGTGACGGCAGCCTGTCGCCGGAGTTCGTCATCGAGACGCTGGGCAAGATGGCCGGAGCCGACGCCGTCTACGTGGCCGGGGTGGGCCAGCACCAGATGTGGGCCGCGCAGTTCATCTCCTACGAGAACCCCAAGACGTGGATCAACTCCGGTGGTCTGGGCACCATGGGTTTCGCGGTGCCGGCGGCCATGGGCGCGAAGATGGGCCGGCCCGAGGCCGAGGTGTGGGCGATCGACGGCGACGGCTGCTTCCAGATGACCAACCAGGAGCTGGCGACGTGCGCCATCGAAGGGGTGCCGATCAAGGTCGCGCTGATCAACAACGGCAACCTCGGCATGGTGCGCCAGTGGCAGACGCTGTTCTACGAGGAGCGCTACAGCCAGACCGATCTGGCCACCCACACCCGCCGCATCCCGGATTTCGTCAAGCTGTCCGAGGCGCTGGGCTGTGTCGGGTTGCGCTGCGAGCGTGAAGAGGACGTCGCCGACGTGATCGCCCAGGCTCGCGCGATCAACGACCGCCCGGTGGTGATCGAGTTCGTCGTCGGCGCCGACGCCCAGGTGTGGCCGATGGTGGCCGCAGGCACCAGCAACGACGAGATCCAGGCGGCCCGCGGTATCCGGCCGCTGTTCGACAACGAAGAGGGGCACGCCTGATGAGCGCTTGCGCGAAGAACATGGACGCGGGCATGAGCGCTTGCGCGAAGAACGGAGCGCACTGATGAGCATCACCCACACGCTGTCGGTGCTGGTCGAGGACAAGCCCGGCGTGTTGGCCCGCGTGGCCTCGCTGTTCTCAAGGCGCGGCTACAACATCCAGTCGCTCGCCGTCGGGGGCACCGAACACAAGAACCTCTCCCGGATGACCATCGTGGTCGACGTCGAGGAATCGCCGCTGGAGCAGATCACCAAGCAGCTCAACAAGCTCGTCAACGTGATCAAGATCGTCGAGCAGGACGAGGAGCACTCGGTCTCCCGCGAGCTCGCGCTGATCAAGGTCCGCACCGACGCCGCCACCCGCGGTCAGGTCATCGAGGCCGTCAACCTGTTCCGCGCCAAGGTCGTCGACGTCTCCAACGAGTCACTGACCGTCGAGGCCACCGGGACACCTGGCAAGATCGAGGCGCTGCTGAGGGTGCTCGAGCCTTATGGGATCCGGGAGATCGTCCAGTCCGGTGTGGTGTCGCTGTCCCGCGGCCCGCGCGGTATCAGCACCAAGTAAATACCTGAAAAGCAAACAGAGAAAGAAGATTCATAACGATGGCAGTTGAGATGTTCTATGACGCCGACGCGGACCTGTCGATCATCCAGGGTCGCAAGGTCGCCGTCATCGGCTACGGCAGCCAGGGGCACGCGCACTCGCTGAGCCTGCGCGACTCCGGCGTCGAGGTGAAGGTCGGCCTCAAGGAGGGCTCGAAGTCCCGCGAGAAGGTCACCGAGCAGGGCCTGGAGGTCGACACCCCGGCCGAGGTCGCCAAGTGGGCCGACGTGATCATGCTGCTGGCGCCCGACACCGCGCAGGCCGAGATCTTCACCAAGGACATCGAGCCCAACCTCGAAGACGGCAACGCGCTGTTCTTCGGCCACGGCCTCAACATCCACTTCGGCCTGATCAAGCCGCCGGCCAACGTCACCATCGGCATGGTCGCCCCCAAGGGCCCGGGTCACCTGGTGCGCCGCCAGTTCGTCGACGGCAAGGGTGTGCCCTGCCTGATCGCGATCGACCAGGATCCCAAGGGTGAGGGCCAGGCGCTGGCGCTGTCGTACGCCGCCGCCATCGGCGGTGCCCGCGCCGGTGTCATCAAGACCACGTTCAAGGAGGAGACCGAGACCGACCTGTTCGGTGAGCAGGCCGTGTTGTGCGGTGGCACCGAGGAACTGGTCAAGACCGGCTTCGAGGTCATGGTCGAGGCGGGCTACGCCCCCGAGATGGCCTACTTCGAGGTGCTGCACGAGCTCAAGCTGATCGTCGACCTGATGTACGAGGGTGGTATCGCGCGGATGAACTACTCGGTGTCCGACACCGCGGAGTTCGGCGGCTACCTGTCCGGCCCGCGCGTCATCGACGCCGACACCAAGAAGCGCATGCAGGACATCCTCAAGGACATCCAGGACGGCACGTTCGTCAAGCGTCTGGTCGCCAACGTCGAGGGTGGGAACAAGGAGCTCGAGGGT
Protein-coding regions in this window:
- a CDS encoding sorbosone dehydrogenase family protein; the protein is MSERRSLGPLVVLLSAALLAGAGCARFDSAQSQPFTTEPQLAPGPTSTPPPPPPLPAKPFPKECPAPGVMQGCLESTSGLIMLPDSQSALVAERTTGAVKQVSVRAEPITKMVIPVDPSGDGGLMDIVMSPTFIQDRLMYAYVSTPTDNRVVRIVEGDPPKPILTGIPKGATGNTGSLIFTSPTTLMVQTGDAGNPALAADPGSLAGKLLRIEQPTTVDQAPTTTALSGLGPGGGVCVDPADESLYVTDRTPTADRLQRITKDSKVSTVWTWPDRPGVAGCAALDGTVLVNLVNTKQTVAVRMAPETGAVTGDPEVVRQDQHGHAWALEVSPDGNVWGATVNKTSGDAMKLDDVVFPLFPQGGGFPRTNADNT
- a CDS encoding DoxX family protein → MTSPHDPGLWQRPDDSAGRPASASLVDPEDDLPTTNYGGDFETTAIPRYDSAKPANQQPFALLNDPEPLPYVQPGAGLAPGAYGATAAPTEVGVVDADRRDDRRGTQDLGLLLLRVTVGVLLIGHGLQKVFGWWGGPGLDGFRDSLGDVGFRHADILTYVAAGGQIAAGVLLVIGLCTPIAAAGALGYLITSVLAEATIAHQEARLSAFLTDGHEYKIVLVCAVAAIILVGPGRYGLDAGRGWARRPFIGSFAALLLGVGAGIAIWVLLNGTNPLG
- a CDS encoding PH domain-containing protein, with protein sequence MRTPPASEKAPVVIRISPMAHVAIGFLTVAMLAVVFAGPAWFILFFLIPLTLSIVVMRYRTVADRDTVTARTMLHSRTVRWDDIDGLRFGRTAWAVAHKRDGTELSLPAVTFSTLPLLTAASGGRVPNPYE
- a CDS encoding acetolactate synthase large subunit, with amino-acid sequence MSAPTKRPPEQSATPTNGTADDAKHDSASSPSQAIGRPNNVAPQQLTGAQAVIRALEELGVDVIFGIPGGAVLPVYDPLFDSQKLRHVLVRHEQGGGHAASGYAHATGRVGVCMATSGPGATNLVTPLADAYMDSIPMVAITGQVGRGLIGTDAFQEADISGITMPITKHNFLVRDGDDIARVIAEAFHIASSGRPGPVLVDIPKDILQGECTFAWPPQFELPGYKPNTKPHNRQIREAAKLIAEARKPVLYVGGGVIRGEASEQLLELAELTGIPVVTTLMARGAFPDSHPQNMGMPGMHGTVAAVAALQRSDLLIALGTRFDDRVTGKLDSFAPEAKVIHADIDPAEIGKNRHADVPIVGDVKAVITDLIDALRRDGAADSARLDNWSEYLRGIQSTYPLSYGPQSDGSLSPEFVIETLGKMAGADAVYVAGVGQHQMWAAQFISYENPKTWINSGGLGTMGFAVPAAMGAKMGRPEAEVWAIDGDGCFQMTNQELATCAIEGVPIKVALINNGNLGMVRQWQTLFYEERYSQTDLATHTRRIPDFVKLSEALGCVGLRCEREEDVADVIAQARAINDRPVVIEFVVGADAQVWPMVAAGTSNDEIQAARGIRPLFDNEEGHA
- the ilvN gene encoding acetolactate synthase small subunit, which gives rise to MSITHTLSVLVEDKPGVLARVASLFSRRGYNIQSLAVGGTEHKNLSRMTIVVDVEESPLEQITKQLNKLVNVIKIVEQDEEHSVSRELALIKVRTDAATRGQVIEAVNLFRAKVVDVSNESLTVEATGTPGKIEALLRVLEPYGIREIVQSGVVSLSRGPRGISTK
- the ilvC gene encoding ketol-acid reductoisomerase; translated protein: MFYDADADLSIIQGRKVAVIGYGSQGHAHSLSLRDSGVEVKVGLKEGSKSREKVTEQGLEVDTPAEVAKWADVIMLLAPDTAQAEIFTKDIEPNLEDGNALFFGHGLNIHFGLIKPPANVTIGMVAPKGPGHLVRRQFVDGKGVPCLIAIDQDPKGEGQALALSYAAAIGGARAGVIKTTFKEETETDLFGEQAVLCGGTEELVKTGFEVMVEAGYAPEMAYFEVLHELKLIVDLMYEGGIARMNYSVSDTAEFGGYLSGPRVIDADTKKRMQDILKDIQDGTFVKRLVANVEGGNKELEGLRKQNAEHPIEVTGKKLRDLMSWVDRPITETA